One window of the Epinephelus moara isolate mb chromosome 24, YSFRI_EMoa_1.0, whole genome shotgun sequence genome contains the following:
- the si:ch73-267c23.10 gene encoding serine incorporator 1 yields the protein MGAVLGAFSVASWVPCLCSSATCLMCSCCPSIRNSTVTRIIYAFILLLGTIVACIMLSPGVDQQLKRIPGFCEDGAGSSIPGLQADVNCEMFVGYKAVYRICFGMSMWFLVFAILMINIKNSRDPRAAIHSGFWFFKFAALVAVTTGAFYIPDGPFTYTWFVVGSGGAFFFILIQLVLLVDFAHSWNEAWVGNMETGNSRGWYAALLTVTILNYTLSFIAVVLSFVFYTKPDGCFINKFFISFNMLLCIVASIVSVLPKVQESQTRSGLLQSSIITLYTMFLTWSAMTNEPDRECNPSLLSIIQQIAAPTLAPVEMENQTAVVIIGPEEPVLTSPYLQWWDAQSIVGLAIFVLCILYSSIRSSSTSQVNKLTMASKDSAILAEGGSSPDLSEESTGPRRVEDNERDMVQYSYSFFHFMLFLASLYIMMTLTNWYSPDADYTITSKWPAVWVKITSSWVCLALYIWTLVAPLILTNRDFS from the exons ATGGGAGCTGTTCTGGGGGCCTTTTCCGTCGCAAGCTGG GTGCCATGCTTGTGCAGCAGTGCAACCTGTCTGATGTGCAGCTGCTGTCCGAGCATCAGGAACTCCACAGTGACCAGGATTATCTACGCCTTCATCTTGCTGCTGGGTACCATTGTTGCCTGCATCATGCTGTCGCCAGGTGTGGATCAGCAGCTAAAAAGG ATCCCAGGTTTCTGTGAAGATGGGGCTGGCTCTTCTATCCCCGGCCTGCAGGCTGATGTCAACTGTGAAATGTTTGTGGGCTACAAGGCAGTGTACCGCATCTGCTTTGGCATGAGTATGTGGTTCCTGGTGTTTGCCATTCTTATGATTAACATCAAGAACAGCAGGGACCCCCGTGCTGCTATTCACAGTGG ATTTTGGTTCTTTAAGTTTGCTGCTTTGGTGGCAGTAACAACTGGTGCCTTTTATATTCCAGATGGGCCTTTTACCTACA CGTGGTTTGTCGTGGGCTCTGGTGGAgctttctttttcattctgatccagctggtgctgctggtggACTTCGCACACTCCTGGAACGAGGCCTGGGTGGGAAACATGGAGACTGGCAACTCAAGGGGCTGGTATGCAG ctttgcTGACAGTCACAATCCTCAACTACACCCTGTCATTTATTGCTGTCGTGCTGTCCTTCGTCTTCTACACCAAGCCTGATGGATGCTTCATCAACAAGTTCTTCATCAGCTTCAACATGTTGCTCTGCATTGTGGCCTCTATTGTCTCCGTGCTGCCTAAAGTACAG GAGTCTCAGACACGTTCAGGTCTTCTACAGTCCTCCATCATCACCCTGTACACCATGTTTCTGACCTGGTCTGCTATGACCAATGAGCCTG ACCGAGAATGTAACCCCAGCCTACTGAGTATCATCCAGCAGATCGCAGCCCCAACACTGGCCCCTGTGGAGATGGAAAACCAGACAGCAGTGGTAATCATCGGCCCAGAGGAACCTGTCCTGACATCCCCGTACCTGCAGTGGTGGGATGCGCAAAGTATAGTGGGGCTTGCTATATTTGTCCTGTGCATCCTTTACTCAAG CATTCGTTCGTCCAGCACCAGCCAGGTAAACAAGCTGACCATGGCCTCCAAAGACTCGGCCATCCTGGCTGAGGGCGGCAGCAGCCCTGACCTCTCAGAGGAGTCAACAGGACCCAGGCGGGTGGAGGACAATGAGCGAGACATGGTCCAGTACAGTTACTCCTTCTTCCACTTCATGCTCTTCCTGGCCTCGCTCTACATTATGATGACTCTCACTAACTGGTACAG CCCTGATGCAGACTACACCATAACCAGCAAGTGGCCAGCAGTGTGGGTGAAGATCACCTCCAGCTGGGTGTGTTTAGCCCTGTACATCTGGACCCTGGTGGCTCCCTTGATCCTCACCAACCGAGACTTCAGCTAA